From the genome of Triticum aestivum cultivar Chinese Spring chromosome 3B, IWGSC CS RefSeq v2.1, whole genome shotgun sequence, one region includes:
- the LOC123067024 gene encoding ankyrin repeat-containing protein ITN1-like encodes MDRRLLQAATSGDSISMKETASRDPSILLGTTPAGNTCLHISTIHGHQAFCTDVVALEESLLAAVNLDGETPLVTAVKSGCVSLASVLLRCYQERQSSETILKQDIDGCNALHHAIRSGHRELALKLIETEPALSTHVNRMNKSPMYIAAMRGFTDISEELLEIPSSAHTGASGSNALHAAVINGNAGLAKKIMETSPRLAREHDNVGATPLSAAVYRDQIGVVRVLLEHDSSLGYDEVQRDGLPLLSEAAGGGHIDVAQELLNHCPDAPYRGTQAPCWTSLHTAVWRDQVEFTKFILRTPQLRKLINIQDVHGKTALHLAVQKCNPKMVAALLSHQDIDTTVLDKRGIPPAGGLVHVMDQAKTLNWNEVNMLMLAANPRDVNNRHTHTKGWMANASRKEVKSLTQTYTSNTSLVAILIATITFAAAFTLPGGYNNDAGSEGLPIMSKKFAFQAFLISDVLAMCSSFAVAFICIIARWGDYEFLIYYRSVTKKIMWFAYMATTTAFSTGLYTVLAPRVHWLAIAICIMVALLPILTKLLGEWPVLKLRFRLGKTFNSNLLSMV; translated from the exons ATGGACAGACGGCTCCTGCAAGCAGCCACATCCGGTGATTCCATATCAATGAAGGAGACGGCCTCGCGAGATCCAAGCATTCTTCTTGGAACAACTCCAGCTGGGAACACCTGCCTTCACATATCCACCATACATGGCCACCAGGCATTTTGCACGGATGTGGTGGCTCTGGAGGAGTCTCTCCTCGCCGCAGTAAACTTGGATGGAGAGACGCCACTTGTCACAGCAGTGAAAAGTGGCTGCGTCTCCCTGGCTTCCGTTCTCCTTCGATGCTACCAGGAACGGCAATCGAGTGAGACAATCTTGAAGCAGGACATTGATGGCTGCAATGCGCTGCACCATGCCATTCGCAGCGGCCACAGGGAGCTTGCGCTGAAGCTCATAGAAACAGAGCCGGCTTTGTCGACACATGTGAACAGAATGAACAAGTCACCCATGTATATCGCGGCGATGAGGGGTTTTACTGATATTTCAGAGGAACTGCTTGAAATACCTAGCTCTGCTCATACGGGAGCAAGCGGCAGCAACGCTCTGCATGCTGCTGTAATAAATGGGAACGCAG GTTTGGCTAAAAAAATTATGGAAACAAGTCCTCGGCTGGCTAGAGAACATGACAACGTGGGAGCTACTCCACTAAGTGCAGCTGTATATCGTGACCAGATTGGCGTGGTACGAGTATTGCTGGAACATGATTCCTCTTTAGGGTATGATGAGGTGCAACGTGACGGTTTGCCTCTCCTTAGTGAAGCTGCAGGTGGAGGTCATATCGATGTTGCTCAAGAGCTTCTTAACCACTGTCCTGATGCTCCTTACCGTGGAACGCAAGCTCCATGTTGGACATCCCTTCATACAGCTGTGTGGCGAGATCAGGTGGAGTTCACCAAATTCATATTGAGGACCCCACAACTTCGCAAACTCATTAACATACAAGATGTGCACGGGAAAACTGCTCTGCATCTCGCAGTACAGAAGTGCAATCCTAAAATGGTTGCTGCTTTGCTGTCTCACCAAGATATAGACACAACAGTGCTCGATAAAAGGGGTATCCCACCAGCTGGGGGATTAGTTCACGTCATGGATCAGGCCAAGACTTTAAACTGG AATGAAGTGAATATGCTTATGCTGGCAGCTAATCCTAGAGATGTCAATAATCGTCACACGCATACCAAAGGATGGATGGCCAATGCATCAAGGAAGGAAGTGAAATCACTAACTCAGACATACACAAGCAACACTTCATTAGTGGCGATTCTCATTGCGACAATAACCTTCGCCGCCGCCTTCACCCTGCCTGGAGGATACAACAATGATGCTGGAAGCGAGGGCCTTCCTATCATGTCAAAGAAGTTTGCGTTTCAGGCTTTCTTGATCTCCGACGTCTTAGCAATGTGCTCCTCTTTTGCCGTAGCCTTCATATGCATCATAGCAAGGTGGGGGGATTACGAGTTCTTGATTTATTACAGATCGGTCACTAAGAAGATCATGTGGTTTGCATACATGGCAACTACTACGGCCTTTTCAACTGGTTTATACACAGTGCTTGCTCCACGTGTGCACTGGCTGGCAATTGCAATTTGCATCATGGTGGCTTTGTTGCCCATTCTCACTAAGCTGCTGGGCGAATGGCCGGTTTTGAAGCTCAGGTTTCGGCTGGGTAAAACTTTCAACTCCAATCTCCTTAGCATGGTGTGA